The genome window CACCGCGCTGCAATCGTCGTTCGGCGTCAACATGCTTGCACTTGTCGACGGCGTCCAGCCGCGTGTGCTCGGTCTGCGCCGGATGTTGCAGCTGCACATTGAGCACCGGCAGGAGATCATTACTCGGCGAACACAGTTCGAGCTGGAGCGAGCGCAGCGGCGTGCCCACATCCTCGAAGGTCTCAAGATCGCGCTGGATAACCTCGACGCAGTGATCAAGACCATCCGCGAATCGAATTCCAGCGAGAGCGCTCGCAACAACCTGATGACGAATTTCAGTCTGACTGAGGTGCAGGCGACTGCCATCCTCGACATGCAGCTCCGCCGCCTCGCGGCTCTGGAGCGCCAGCGAATCGAAGATGAGTACAACGCCTTGCTCAAGGAGATTGCGCGGCTCGAAGACCTGCTGGCGCATCCGGAGAAGATCCTCGGCCTCATCAAGGACGACCTGACCTACCTCAAGGAGACGTATGGCGACGAGCGGCGAACGCGAATCGTCGATGCCGATGGTGAGATCAGCGACGAGGATCTCATCCCGGAGATGAATGTGCTGGTCACCATCACTAATCGTGGTTATGTGAAGCGGATTCCGGATGGTGTCTATCGCACGCAGCGTCGCGGCGGTCGCGGCGTCACAGGCGTCACGATGCGCGAAGCGGATGCCGTTCAGCATCTGGTCGCGGCCAACACCCATGACTCGCTGCTGTTCTTCACGAATCGTGGTCGTGTCTTCCAACTGAAGGTGTATGACCTGCCCGATGCCGGACGCACGGCCAAGGGCATGCCGGTCGTCAACCTGATCGGCCTCGACCCGGGCGAATCGATCACGACGCTGCTGCCGGTGCGCGACTTCAAGGAAGCTGAGTATCTGCTGTTCTGCACGCGCAACGGTCGCGTGAAGCGCACCGCGCTCAATCACTTCTCGTCGGTGCGTTCGACCGGGCTGATTGCGATCGTCCTGGAGGACGATGACGAGCTCGCCTGGGTGCGGATGACCACCGGCAAGGACGACGTCATTCTGGTGACTGAGCGTGCCAAGGCGATCCGGTTCGACGAAAACGATGCGCGACCTATGGGCCGTGCGACGCGCGGCGTTGGTGGGATCAAGCTCGCTGCCGGTGATCGCGTTATGGCGGCGATTGTCATTGACGAAATTTCGGCGCACGACGACCTGCTGACGATCTCAGAGAACGGCTTCGGCAAGCGCACAGCGTTGTCCGAGTTCAACGTCCAGAACCGCAACGGACAGGGCGTTACGGCCATGCGGCTGAACGCACGCAACGGCCGCCTTGCCAGTGCCGAGATGGTGAACCCGGAACAGGAAGTCATGCTGATGTCGAACGACGGCATCGTCATCCGCATGCGCGTCGCGCAAATCTCGCGCTATGGGCGAGCAACTCAGGGCGTCTCCGTGATGAAGTTGGGAGACGGCGACCACGTTGCCTCGATGACGGTACTCTCGGAGCAGAGTGAAGAAGCAGACGCACTCGTCGACACACTCGCCGAAATCGAATCATCTGCGAATGACAGTCCGAAGTCGAACGGACGAACCCCGCGGGCCTCAAAGGCGAAGCGCTAATCGACTGCAGGACGTATCCGCCGGCGGCGGTGACGATCTAACCAGCTCGCCACCGCCGACACTGCCAGCAATGACGCTGCGGCGATTGCCGTGGCAAACAGGCTGATCGTCGTTGCAGCCGTCGAGAGGTTCGCCGCTGAGCGCGCCAGCAACGCCACGACGATGATGAACACCAGCGACGCGATAATCGGGACCCACGGGCGGATGTGCGCTGCGACGACACCGCTCGCGGTCGTTGCCAATGCCGCCGTCATCATCGCCGCAGAGAGACCGAGCGCCGCATCCTGCCCACCGAATCGACCTGCCCCCAACACAACCACAACGAGCATCAGCGGGCCGGCAAGGAACGCCAGAGGCGCGGACTCCGGCGACACTTCGGCCATTGACGTAGCGACTGCTGCGCCGATAAGGACGATCCCACCCGCGCAACAGGCGGCAACGACGGCGGCGAGATTCGGCCCCCAACCCCCGCCGAACTGCACTGTTGATTGCGCCATGCTCGACGCAACCAGCGCAACAGGAACGATCACGATCATCGCGAGCGCGTCACTGGCCGGGATCGGCCAACTAGTCTGTGCTTCAGAGCGGTAGACGAGATACGAACCGATTGCAAACATGACGGCAAGGGCGACCAGGGCCGCGGCAAGCGCCCCTTCGCCCGCCTGGCGCTCCAGCGCCGGGATAGCCAGCAATACCGCCGCCGCCATTGCGCGATACAAAGCAGGCGGCACCAACGCCCGCCAGTCGGCAGGAAGCCAGACACGCGCCGGACGTGATGGACGCTGGCGAGGCGGCTGAAAATGGCGACGTGGCGGAGGTTGAGTTGAACGTTGCTGTCTCATTCCCGGATTCTACCGCCTCACGTCGAACAGGCAGTGCTATAACTTCCACAACCACCCGCGTACGGACGATGGATGCTACGCTGGTCCGGGTGTAAGGACCGACGGAGGCCGAAGCTGACTCGCGACACTCGTGTTGGTATTTACGGTGGGACGTTCGACCCGATTCACGTCGGACATCTCATCAGTGCCGAGATCATGCGCTTTCGACTCGGCCTTAATCGAGTCATCTTCCTGCCGGCTGGTGCCCCACCGCATAAGCCCGGACGCGTGATTTCTTCGGGAGCTCATCGCCTGGCGATGCTGCAATTGGCGGTCGGAGATGATGCGCATTTTGAGATCAATACGATTGATCTCGATCGACCGGGTTGGTCGTACACGGCTGATTCACTCAAGCTGATCAAAGACCAGCTTGGTGATGACGTTGAGATGTATTTCCTGATGGGGCAGGATTCTTTGCGTGATTTTCCGACCTGGTATCAACCCGGACGTATTGCTGAACTCGCCCGTCTTGGCGTTGCATTGCGGCCGGCGGTTGATGTCGATGTTGAAGCGATCGAACAGCGCGTTCCGGAAGCGCGTAACCGAATCGAGATGATACCGATTCCGTTAATTGGCGTATCGGCAACGGAGATTCGCGCAAACGTGCGAGCAGACGGGCCGTACAGGTTTCAAGTCCTGCCGACTGTCGCCGACTACATCGAATCGCACCGACTCTATCGAGAGGCCGACTCGGGTGAATCGCAGTCACGTTGACACGATACGAACGCCACGCGTACACTCATCGGTCGGCATGATGAAAATTGTTGGACCAGGCGCGGTTCGTGCCGAATATATCCGGTGCTGCCACCGGCAAGGGGTGTAATTCATTGCGCGCGCATTCCAAATTGACAATCGCGTTGATCCTCATCATCACCCTCGTCTCGACCTGGATCGC of Thermomicrobiales bacterium contains these proteins:
- a CDS encoding DNA gyrase subunit A, giving the protein TALQSSFGVNMLALVDGVQPRVLGLRRMLQLHIEHRQEIITRRTQFELERAQRRAHILEGLKIALDNLDAVIKTIRESNSSESARNNLMTNFSLTEVQATAILDMQLRRLAALERQRIEDEYNALLKEIARLEDLLAHPEKILGLIKDDLTYLKETYGDERRTRIVDADGEISDEDLIPEMNVLVTITNRGYVKRIPDGVYRTQRRGGRGVTGVTMREADAVQHLVAANTHDSLLFFTNRGRVFQLKVYDLPDAGRTAKGMPVVNLIGLDPGESITTLLPVRDFKEAEYLLFCTRNGRVKRTALNHFSSVRSTGLIAIVLEDDDELAWVRMTTGKDDVILVTERAKAIRFDENDARPMGRATRGVGGIKLAAGDRVMAAIVIDEISAHDDLLTISENGFGKRTALSEFNVQNRNGQGVTAMRLNARNGRLASAEMVNPEQEVMLMSNDGIVIRMRVAQISRYGRATQGVSVMKLGDGDHVASMTVLSEQSEEADALVDTLAEIESSANDSPKSNGRTPRASKAKR
- the nadD gene encoding nicotinate-nucleotide adenylyltransferase gives rise to the protein MLRWSGCKDRRRPKLTRDTRVGIYGGTFDPIHVGHLISAEIMRFRLGLNRVIFLPAGAPPHKPGRVISSGAHRLAMLQLAVGDDAHFEINTIDLDRPGWSYTADSLKLIKDQLGDDVEMYFLMGQDSLRDFPTWYQPGRIAELARLGVALRPAVDVDVEAIEQRVPEARNRIEMIPIPLIGVSATEIRANVRADGPYRFQVLPTVADYIESHRLYREADSGESQSR